A section of the Telopea speciosissima isolate NSW1024214 ecotype Mountain lineage chromosome 3, Tspe_v1, whole genome shotgun sequence genome encodes:
- the LOC122657142 gene encoding 14-3-3-like protein GF14 iota, which translates to MSTEKERESHVYMAKLAEQAERYDEMVESMKKVAKLDLELTVEERNLLSVGYKNVIGARRASWRIMSSIEQKEESKGNEHNVKLIKSYRQNVEEELSKICNDILTIIDGHLIPSSSSGESTVFYYKMKGDYYRYLAEFKTDQERKESADQSLKGYQAASATASTDLPPTHPIRLGLALNFSVFYDEILNSPERACHLAKQAFDEAIAELDTLSEESYKDSTLIMQLLRDNLTLWTSDLPEDGGEEGTKFEETKAAEPEH; encoded by the exons ATGTCGactgagaaggaaagagagagccATGTTTACATGGCGAAGCTTGCCGAGCAGGCCGAGAGATACGATG AAATGGTTGAAAGTATGAAGAAAGTTGCTAAACTTGATCTTGAGCTGACGGTGGAGGAAAGGAATCTCCTCTCTGTGGGTTACAAAAATGTCATTGGAGCACGCCGAGCTTCCTGGCGCATTATGTCCTCAATCGAGCAGAAGGAAGAGTCCAAAGGAAATGAGCATAATGTGAAACTAATCAAAAGTTATCGGCAGAATGTAGAGGAAGAGCTTTCCAAGATCTGCAACGACATCTTGACCATCATAGATGGGCACCTGATCCCTTCTTCAAGCTCTGGAGAGTCAACTGTTTTCTACTACAAGAT GAAGGGAGATTATTACCGTTACCTGGCGGAGTTTAAGACTgaccaagaaagaaaagaatctgCGGATCAATCATTGAAGGGCTACCAG GCTGCTTCTGCCACGGCAAGTACAGATCTTCCCCCAACTCATCCAATCCGCTTGGGTCTTGCCCTAAACTTCTCTGTCTTCTACGATGAGATTCTGAATTCCCCTGAGAG ggcctgCCATTTGGCAAAACAAGCATTTGACGAGGCTATTGCAGAATTGGACACCCTGAGTGAGGAGTCATACAAGGATAGCACCTTGATCATGCAGCTGTTGAGGGACAACCTTACCCTCTGGACTTCTGATTTGCCTGAAGATGGAG GTGAAGAGGGTACTAAGTTCGAGGAGACTAAAGCTGCAGAACCTGAG CATTGA
- the LOC122653612 gene encoding uncharacterized protein LOC122653612 isoform X1: MEVAGEEERDGLSVHSPGQALPSSASSLPKEQSQVEVELRLLEALEIYPVVKLQGIHRHFVLYGLMEFLRRSFDRNFSPDEVLQLLDRFYNLETLKPDNDEGELLNQEEDFSLPQSFFGKEDS; this comes from the exons ATGGAAGTTGCAGGCGAAGAAGAACGAGACGGTCTTTCAGTTCATTCTCCAGGACAGGCTCTACCGTCTTCAGCATCTTCTCTTCCTAAG GAGCAATCACAGGTTGAAGTGGAACTGAGATTGTTAGAAGCTCTCGAAATATATCCTGTAGTCAAACTACAAG GTATTCACCGCCACTTTGTCCTTTATGGTCTGATGGAATTTTTGAGAAGAAG TTTTGATCGCAACTTTTCACCTGATGAGGTTTTGCAGTTGCTGGATCGATTCTACAACTTAGAGACACTG AAACCAGACAATGATGAGGGAGAGCTTttgaatcaagaagaagattttTCCCTACCACAAAGTTTCTTTGGCAAAGAAGATTCGTAA
- the LOC122653612 gene encoding uncharacterized protein LOC122653612 isoform X2, giving the protein MEVAGEEERDGLSVHSPGQALPSSASSLPKVEVELRLLEALEIYPVVKLQGIHRHFVLYGLMEFLRRSFDRNFSPDEVLQLLDRFYNLETLKPDNDEGELLNQEEDFSLPQSFFGKEDS; this is encoded by the exons ATGGAAGTTGCAGGCGAAGAAGAACGAGACGGTCTTTCAGTTCATTCTCCAGGACAGGCTCTACCGTCTTCAGCATCTTCTCTTCCTAAG GTTGAAGTGGAACTGAGATTGTTAGAAGCTCTCGAAATATATCCTGTAGTCAAACTACAAG GTATTCACCGCCACTTTGTCCTTTATGGTCTGATGGAATTTTTGAGAAGAAG TTTTGATCGCAACTTTTCACCTGATGAGGTTTTGCAGTTGCTGGATCGATTCTACAACTTAGAGACACTG AAACCAGACAATGATGAGGGAGAGCTTttgaatcaagaagaagattttTCCCTACCACAAAGTTTCTTTGGCAAAGAAGATTCGTAA